Proteins from one Stenotrophomonas aracearum genomic window:
- a CDS encoding flagellar basal body P-ring protein FlgI, protein MKNIVSIIRAQRGRAPLYVFAIIGLLAVAAPASAERIKDLAQVGGVRGNALVGYGLVVGLDGSGDRTSQAPFTVQSLKNLLGELGVNVPANVNPQLKNVAAVAIHAELPPFAKPGQPIDITVSSIGNAVSLRGGSLLMAPLRGADGQVYAIAQGNLVVGGFGAQGKDGSRVSVNVPSVGRIPNGATVERALPDVFSAGGDITLNLHQNDFTTVSRMVAALNNAFGEGAARAVDGVTVAVRSPTDPGARIGMLARIENLELTPGSAPAKVVVNSRTGTVVIGSQVHVGAAAISHGSLTVTINENANVSQPNAFAGGQTVVTPQSTITATNDGSRMFKFNGGSTLDEIVHAVNAVGAAPGDLIAILEALKQAGALSAELEVI, encoded by the coding sequence ATGAAGAATATTGTTTCGATCATTCGTGCGCAGCGGGGCAGAGCCCCGCTCTACGTGTTTGCCATCATCGGCTTGCTGGCAGTGGCTGCGCCTGCGTCGGCAGAGCGCATCAAGGATCTTGCCCAGGTCGGCGGGGTGCGTGGCAATGCGCTGGTCGGCTACGGGCTGGTGGTCGGCCTGGATGGCAGCGGTGACCGCACCAGCCAGGCGCCGTTTACCGTGCAGAGCCTGAAGAACCTGCTGGGCGAGCTGGGCGTGAACGTGCCGGCCAACGTCAATCCGCAATTGAAGAATGTGGCCGCGGTGGCGATCCATGCGGAACTGCCGCCGTTTGCCAAGCCGGGCCAGCCGATCGACATCACCGTGTCGTCGATCGGCAACGCGGTGTCGCTGCGCGGTGGTTCGCTGCTGATGGCGCCGCTGCGCGGTGCCGACGGCCAGGTGTACGCCATCGCGCAGGGCAACCTGGTGGTCGGCGGATTCGGCGCGCAGGGCAAGGACGGTTCGCGCGTCTCGGTCAACGTGCCCAGCGTCGGCCGCATTCCCAACGGCGCCACCGTCGAGCGCGCCCTGCCCGACGTGTTCAGCGCCGGCGGCGACATCACCCTGAACCTGCACCAGAACGACTTCACCACCGTCTCGCGCATGGTCGCCGCGCTGAACAACGCGTTCGGCGAAGGCGCCGCGCGTGCGGTGGACGGCGTGACCGTGGCGGTCCGCTCGCCCACCGACCCGGGTGCACGCATCGGCATGCTCGCGCGCATCGAGAATCTTGAACTCACCCCCGGCAGTGCGCCGGCCAAGGTGGTGGTCAACTCGCGTACCGGCACGGTCGTGATCGGCTCCCAGGTTCACGTGGGCGCTGCGGCGATCTCGCACGGCTCGCTCACCGTGACCATCAACGAAAACGCCAACGTCAGCCAGCCCAATGCGTTTGCCGGCGGCCAGACCGTGGTCACCCCGCAGTCGACCATCACCGCCACCAATGATGGCAGCCGCATGTTCAAGTTCAACGGCGGCAGCACGCTCGACGAGATCGTGCATGCGGTCAACGCCGTTGGCGCGGCCCCGGGCGACCTGATCGCGATCCTGGAGGCGCTCAAGCAGGCCGGCGCGCTCAGTGCCGAGCTCGAGGTGATCTGA
- the flgH gene encoding flagellar basal body L-ring protein FlgH, with protein MLPLTPALRLLSAASVVALLGGCVIAGDVRPYPAMAPVVPVVAPSAPATAGAIYAAGPGLQLYSDRRARDVGDLLTITLTENTTAQTTANTSTDKESNLALSTPTLLGAPVTLGGKDILSATASGSRDFTGKGTSAQSNRLQGSVTVTVMQRLPNGNLVVQGAKNLRLNQGDELVQVQGIVRSADIFPDNTIPSSRVADARIVYGGRGPVAQSNAMGWLSRFFNSALVPF; from the coding sequence ATGCTGCCTCTCACCCCTGCCCTTCGCCTGCTTTCCGCCGCCAGCGTGGTCGCCCTGCTCGGCGGCTGCGTGATCGCCGGCGACGTCCGGCCGTACCCGGCCATGGCCCCGGTGGTCCCCGTGGTCGCACCGAGCGCCCCGGCCACTGCCGGCGCCATCTACGCCGCCGGCCCGGGCCTGCAGCTGTATTCGGACCGTCGCGCGCGCGATGTCGGCGACCTGCTGACGATTACCCTGACCGAAAACACCACCGCGCAGACTACCGCCAACACCAGCACCGACAAGGAATCCAACCTTGCCCTGAGCACGCCGACGCTGCTCGGCGCGCCGGTCACCCTGGGCGGCAAGGACATCCTGAGTGCCACGGCGTCGGGTAGCCGCGACTTCACCGGCAAGGGCACCAGCGCGCAGAGCAACCGCCTGCAGGGCAGCGTGACCGTGACCGTGATGCAGCGGCTGCCGAACGGCAACCTGGTCGTGCAGGGTGCGAAGAACCTGCGCCTCAACCAGGGCGACGAGCTGGTGCAGGTGCAGGGCATCGTGCGCTCGGCCGACATCTTCCCGGACAACACCATTCCCTCCAGCCGCGTGGCCGATGCGCGCATCGTGTACGGCGGGCGCGGGCCGGTTGCGCAGTCCAATGCGATGGGCTGGCTGAGCCGGTTCTTCAACTCGGCGCTGGTGCCGTTCTGA
- the flgG gene encoding flagellar basal-body rod protein FlgG has translation MNQALWIAKTGLDAQQTRMSVVSNNLANTNTTGFKQDRASFEDLLYQQVRQPGGSSSAQTQLPTGLQLGTGVRVVATSKNFEQGSQQQTGRALDVMVNGRGFFEVQMPDGSSAYTRDGSFQRNQQGELVTNSGYPVQPGIQIPEGAQSLTIGTDGTISVKMADDAASVEIGALTLTDFVNPAGLQARGENLFLETTASGPAQNGNPGLNGLGSVVQGALEGSNVNVVEELVSMIETQRAYEMNAKAISTTDSMLGYLNNNV, from the coding sequence ATGAACCAGGCATTGTGGATCGCAAAGACCGGACTGGACGCGCAGCAGACGCGCATGTCGGTGGTGTCCAACAACCTCGCCAACACCAATACCACCGGTTTCAAGCAGGACCGTGCCAGCTTCGAAGACCTGCTGTACCAGCAGGTGCGCCAGCCCGGCGGTTCCTCCTCGGCCCAGACCCAGCTGCCGACCGGCCTGCAGCTGGGCACCGGCGTGCGCGTGGTGGCCACCTCGAAGAACTTCGAGCAGGGCAGCCAGCAGCAGACCGGCCGCGCGCTGGACGTGATGGTCAACGGTCGTGGCTTCTTCGAAGTGCAGATGCCCGACGGTTCGTCGGCGTATACCCGTGACGGCTCGTTCCAGCGCAACCAGCAGGGCGAACTGGTCACCAACAGCGGCTACCCGGTGCAGCCGGGCATCCAGATTCCCGAAGGCGCGCAGTCGCTGACCATCGGCACCGACGGCACCATCAGCGTGAAGATGGCCGATGACGCGGCCTCGGTGGAGATCGGCGCACTGACCCTGACCGACTTCGTCAATCCGGCCGGCCTGCAGGCACGCGGCGAGAACCTGTTCCTGGAAACCACCGCCTCCGGCCCCGCGCAGAACGGCAATCCCGGCCTGAACGGCCTGGGCAGCGTGGTCCAGGGCGCGCTGGAAGGCAGCAACGTCAACGTGGTCGAAGAGCTGGTGTCGATGATCGAAACCCAGCGCGCCTACGAAATGAACGCCAAGGCCATTTCAACCACCGACTCGATGCTCGGTTACCTCAACAACAACGTCTGA
- a CDS encoding flagellar basal body rod protein FlgF, giving the protein MDKALYVAMTGARASLQAQGTLSHNLANTDTPGFKEALANTEAFPIKGAGFASRVDALHVDAGFNRRQGAQQITGNALDLSLEQGNWLAVQAPTGGGEAYTRGAALSITPNGQLVTAGGHPVLDENGVPIAVPPHQAMDIGNDGTISIIPQGEGPQTMAVIGRLRVVQAEDARLERGLDGLMRNTDPQQPFVQAQGKSLDSGQLEGSNVDAAGALVQMIQLQRQYEMQVKVIKHGDDNARSANSLLRLGS; this is encoded by the coding sequence ATGGACAAGGCTCTCTACGTTGCGATGACCGGTGCGCGCGCCTCCCTGCAGGCGCAGGGCACGCTGTCGCACAACCTGGCCAACACCGATACGCCCGGATTCAAGGAAGCGCTGGCCAATACCGAAGCCTTCCCGATCAAGGGCGCCGGCTTCGCCTCGCGCGTGGACGCCCTGCACGTGGACGCAGGCTTCAACCGCCGCCAGGGCGCACAGCAGATCACCGGCAACGCGCTGGACCTGTCGCTCGAGCAGGGCAACTGGCTGGCGGTGCAGGCACCCACCGGCGGCGGCGAGGCCTACACCCGCGGCGCCGCGCTGTCGATCACGCCCAACGGCCAGCTGGTCACCGCCGGCGGCCACCCGGTGCTGGACGAGAACGGCGTGCCGATCGCGGTGCCGCCGCACCAGGCGATGGACATCGGCAACGACGGCACCATCTCGATCATCCCGCAGGGCGAAGGCCCGCAGACCATGGCGGTGATCGGTCGCCTGCGCGTGGTGCAGGCCGAGGATGCGCGGCTGGAGCGCGGCCTGGACGGGCTGATGCGCAACACCGACCCGCAGCAGCCGTTCGTGCAGGCCCAGGGCAAGTCGCTGGACAGCGGCCAGCTGGAAGGCAGCAACGTGGACGCGGCCGGCGCGCTGGTGCAGATGATCCAGCTGCAGCGCCAGTACGAAATGCAGGTGAAGGTGATCAAGCACGGCGACGACAACGCCCGCAGCGCCAACTCCCTGCTGCGCCTGGGTAGCTGA
- the flgE gene encoding flagellar hook protein FlgE, whose amino-acid sequence MGFNISLSGINAANADLNVTANNIANVNTTGFKESRAEFADLFSATSYGLSKNAVGSGVRLTNVAQQFSQGNNEQTGRSLDMAISGEGFFTMNMNGARVYSRAGNFQTDQAGYVTNPQGARLQVFAPNADGTGFDAGRLTDLQLLTTDSAPKQTGKVNVAFTLPANAKQPTVTPFDPTDSNSYSESTGGVTVYDSLGVSHTQTSYFVKTGGVNEWQVYNYVDGQAVGAPTTMAFNNAGALTNPANGQIVMDPFTPSTGAGTLAMTLDVTGSTQYGEKFALRNTQQDGYAAGKLNEITVSEEGVVYARYTNGDDKPLGQVALTTFNNSQGLEAKGNNLWVETFSSGTPRTGAPDSSNLGKVQAGSLESSTVDLTEQLVNMITAQRNFQANSQMVSTMDQITQTIINIR is encoded by the coding sequence ATGGGCTTCAACATCTCGCTGTCCGGCATCAACGCCGCCAATGCCGACCTGAACGTCACCGCGAACAACATCGCCAACGTCAACACCACCGGCTTCAAGGAATCGCGCGCGGAATTCGCCGACCTGTTCTCGGCCACCAGCTACGGCCTGTCCAAGAACGCGGTCGGTTCGGGCGTGCGCCTGACCAACGTGGCCCAGCAGTTCTCGCAGGGCAACAACGAACAGACCGGGCGCAGCCTGGACATGGCCATTTCCGGTGAGGGCTTCTTCACCATGAACATGAACGGTGCGCGCGTGTACTCGCGTGCCGGCAACTTCCAGACCGACCAGGCCGGCTACGTCACCAACCCGCAGGGCGCGCGCCTGCAGGTGTTCGCGCCCAATGCCGACGGCACCGGCTTCGATGCCGGCCGCCTCACCGACCTGCAGCTGCTCACCACCGACAGCGCCCCGAAGCAGACCGGGAAGGTCAACGTGGCGTTCACCCTGCCGGCAAACGCCAAGCAGCCCACGGTGACCCCCTTCGACCCGACCGACTCCAACAGCTACAGCGAGTCCACCGGCGGCGTCACCGTGTACGACTCGCTGGGCGTCAGCCACACCCAGACCTCGTACTTCGTCAAGACCGGCGGCGTCAACGAGTGGCAGGTCTACAACTACGTGGACGGCCAGGCCGTGGGTGCCCCGACCACGATGGCCTTCAACAACGCCGGTGCGCTGACCAATCCGGCCAATGGCCAGATCGTCATGGACCCGTTCACCCCGAGCACCGGCGCCGGCACCCTGGCGATGACCCTGGACGTGACCGGTTCGACCCAGTACGGCGAGAAGTTCGCGCTGCGCAACACCCAGCAGGACGGTTACGCCGCCGGCAAGCTCAACGAGATCACCGTGTCCGAGGAAGGCGTGGTCTACGCCCGCTACACCAACGGCGACGACAAGCCGCTGGGCCAGGTCGCGCTGACCACCTTCAACAACTCGCAGGGCCTGGAAGCCAAGGGCAACAACCTGTGGGTGGAAACCTTCAGCTCCGGCACCCCGCGCACCGGCGCACCGGACAGCTCCAACCTGGGCAAGGTCCAGGCCGGTTCGCTGGAATCCTCCACGGTCGACCTGACCGAGCAGCTGGTCAACATGATCACCGCCCAGCGCAACTTCCAGGCCAATTCGCAGATGGTCTCGACCATGGACCAGATCACCCAGACCATCATCAACATCCGTTGA